The Sedimentisphaera salicampi genome includes a region encoding these proteins:
- a CDS encoding metal ABC transporter ATP-binding protein, with amino-acid sequence MGAGLKIRNLSIRASGREIIKDINLSIFPGEYVNIIGANGAGKTTLLKAAAGLKRPTSGEIIFNDRSIYKLGWWRKTNLQKQIGYIPQSAEYNSELPFTAGEVAAMGRVSARRLFERLTSEDAACVDEWLEKLHIKELKNQPFSSLSGGEKQKVLIARALTQNPSLLILDEPSANLDFYWKKEISRLVKDLQKELGITVVMVSHEISAIPQDSDKTILIRDGALAEQGSSEKVLASEEFEKVYGRRLRLSNSQTEGFFEIPGFKAED; translated from the coding sequence TTGGGGGCTGGGCTGAAAATCCGCAATCTCAGCATAAGAGCTTCGGGACGCGAGATTATCAAAGATATAAATCTCAGCATCTTTCCCGGGGAGTATGTGAACATTATCGGGGCTAACGGAGCAGGCAAAACCACCCTTCTCAAGGCCGCTGCGGGGCTTAAAAGGCCGACATCCGGCGAAATTATCTTCAATGACAGATCAATTTACAAACTCGGCTGGTGGAGAAAAACAAATCTCCAAAAACAAATCGGCTATATACCTCAGTCCGCTGAATACAATTCAGAGCTTCCCTTCACGGCAGGCGAGGTGGCGGCGATGGGCAGAGTGAGCGCCAGACGGCTATTTGAAAGGCTCACCAGCGAAGACGCTGCCTGCGTGGATGAATGGTTAGAAAAACTGCATATCAAAGAACTAAAAAACCAGCCTTTCAGCAGCCTTTCGGGCGGCGAGAAGCAGAAGGTGCTTATAGCAAGAGCTCTCACCCAGAACCCCTCTCTTTTGATACTCGATGAGCCCTCTGCTAATCTGGATTTCTATTGGAAAAAAGAAATCTCAAGGCTCGTGAAAGATCTGCAGAAGGAGCTTGGGATTACCGTGGTTATGGTGTCTCACGAGATCTCAGCAATCCCTCAGGACAGCGATAAAACAATTCTGATAAGAGATGGGGCTCTTGCAGAGCAGGGCTCTTCTGAGAAGGTGCTCGCATCAGAGGAGTTCGAGAAGGTTTACGGCCGCAGGCTGAGGCTCTCAAACTCCCAAACTGAAGGATTCTTCGAGATTCCAGGCTTCAAGGCGGAGGACTGA
- a CDS encoding metal ABC transporter permease: MDSFFYLVIFAGAVAGASTGFLGVYIVGMRMPFIGTCISHAAMAGTIFALIFQISPAIGAIAFSLLASTSMAAIPPERSRLDTNVGLAILFSFLLGLTFLGVGLMENSRSEMLGLLWGSLLFVQKDSVAAICAAAVLIVIFAFLFGKEMKVLLFSRSIAAATGIHERLVYCIFLALCGITISVNLQIVGGLMVFSLITNPAAAAYQVCSKHKTVIIAASGFGMLSTVLGFLVSYWFDLPSGACIVLLSTAVFAGAAGWRRIAESGSFLKAG, encoded by the coding sequence TTGGATTCATTCTTCTATTTGGTGATATTTGCAGGAGCGGTTGCAGGAGCGAGCACGGGCTTTCTCGGGGTGTATATCGTTGGTATGCGTATGCCGTTTATAGGAACGTGCATCTCGCACGCAGCCATGGCAGGCACAATCTTTGCCCTAATCTTCCAAATCAGTCCTGCTATAGGGGCGATTGCGTTTTCCCTGCTTGCATCAACTTCCATGGCAGCAATTCCGCCGGAGCGGTCCAGGCTCGATACCAACGTGGGCCTTGCGATACTCTTCTCATTCCTTCTCGGTCTCACGTTTCTCGGAGTAGGGCTTATGGAAAACAGCCGTTCAGAGATGCTGGGGCTTCTCTGGGGGAGCCTGCTTTTCGTACAGAAAGATTCCGTTGCAGCTATATGCGCAGCAGCCGTGCTGATTGTGATATTTGCGTTTCTTTTCGGCAAAGAAATGAAGGTTCTGCTTTTCAGCCGCTCGATCGCAGCGGCCACAGGCATCCACGAACGCCTTGTTTACTGCATATTCCTCGCCCTCTGCGGGATTACGATTTCCGTGAACCTGCAAATCGTGGGCGGGCTTATGGTTTTCAGCCTCATCACAAACCCCGCTGCTGCTGCGTATCAGGTTTGCAGCAAACACAAAACCGTAATAATAGCAGCAAGCGGATTTGGTATGCTTTCAACCGTTTTGGGATTTTTAGTTTCATACTGGTTCGACCTGCCCTCCGGTGCGTGCATTGTGCTTCTGAGCACGGCTGTTTTTGCAGGTGCTGCAGGCTGGAGAAGGATAGCCGAATCGGGCAGTTTCCTAAAAGCCGGATAA
- a CDS encoding NPCBM/NEW2 domain-containing protein gives MNSNGQNINLYALILANLDGSATEKMQQQLADILESDAQARGIYIDFVNLYSRFRTSGVSELMDVERSSLNITEQMFEELLKEERNAPSLGKKGKQCPSSENCIIEAESKNVKRFPKYKIYLFAACVAALIAIITIPQIFQANFNPTSVGKISDALDVRSNSGKEIASGQNIFISRESTVLDEGCLEMLFDNGAIITIEAPAKYKIVSEDRIDLDYGMLYATVPQKAIGFAVKSGNTNVVDLGTEFGIHSMLNGDTELHVFDGKTTVAALNGFDRVSMDVTGGTAINVSDSDGKVSLTDLKPFSFIRHITEENGIMWRGEGFIDLADITGGGTGFGTGKIGSGYLPNTGSYETSYEGVSGLRKGESGYNKVPDNPFIDGVFVPSGKSAVINSEGHKFSWDSETNSIFFTIAANGPSISERPKYRGQYKVKPYGPHLACYPLNLGDVQYGTEEHPAVYMHTNSGITFDLEQMREYVDFAPLDKFEARIGIPENTLERAKVKLSWYLLFDGEVRYSRENTTVADGAVDVSLPVEDTRFITFMITDAEGDQAYDWCLMGDPRITLETPQ, from the coding sequence ATGAACTCTAACGGGCAAAACATAAATCTATACGCTCTGATACTGGCCAATCTGGACGGCTCAGCAACCGAGAAGATGCAGCAGCAGCTCGCTGACATTCTCGAATCTGATGCGCAGGCGAGGGGGATATATATTGATTTTGTGAACCTCTACAGCAGGTTCCGCACAAGCGGTGTTTCCGAGCTGATGGATGTAGAACGCAGCAGTTTGAATATAACAGAGCAGATGTTTGAAGAGCTTCTCAAAGAGGAGCGAAACGCCCCGTCACTGGGCAAAAAAGGCAAACAATGCCCCTCCTCAGAAAACTGCATAATAGAGGCTGAAAGTAAAAATGTAAAGAGGTTTCCAAAGTATAAGATTTATCTTTTTGCGGCCTGCGTGGCTGCTCTTATAGCAATAATTACAATCCCTCAGATCTTTCAGGCAAATTTCAACCCTACTTCTGTGGGCAAAATAAGCGATGCGCTGGATGTACGTTCTAATTCAGGCAAAGAGATTGCCTCCGGACAGAATATATTTATCTCCAGAGAATCTACAGTGCTTGATGAGGGCTGTCTTGAGATGCTTTTCGATAACGGGGCGATTATCACGATAGAGGCTCCTGCAAAATACAAGATTGTTTCAGAAGACAGGATCGACCTCGACTATGGTATGCTCTATGCCACTGTGCCTCAGAAAGCTATAGGGTTTGCAGTGAAATCGGGAAATACCAACGTGGTAGATCTCGGCACAGAATTCGGCATCCATTCCATGCTCAACGGAGATACCGAGCTCCATGTTTTCGACGGCAAGACCACAGTAGCCGCGCTGAACGGCTTTGACCGCGTGAGTATGGATGTTACAGGGGGAACTGCAATAAATGTTTCCGATTCAGATGGGAAAGTATCGCTTACAGACCTTAAGCCTTTCAGCTTCATACGACACATAACTGAAGAAAATGGGATAATGTGGCGAGGTGAAGGATTTATAGACCTCGCAGATATAACAGGCGGCGGAACCGGCTTCGGCACCGGAAAAATAGGCTCCGGATATCTGCCTAACACCGGCAGTTATGAAACCAGCTACGAAGGCGTTTCAGGTTTAAGAAAAGGCGAAAGCGGCTACAACAAAGTGCCGGATAATCCGTTTATAGACGGGGTTTTTGTCCCCTCAGGCAAATCTGCGGTGATAAATTCTGAAGGGCATAAATTCAGCTGGGACAGTGAGACCAACTCTATTTTCTTCACCATAGCAGCCAACGGCCCGAGCATAAGCGAAAGGCCTAAATACCGCGGGCAGTATAAGGTAAAACCATACGGCCCTCATTTGGCGTGTTATCCGCTAAACCTCGGCGATGTTCAGTACGGCACTGAAGAACATCCCGCTGTCTATATGCACACAAACTCAGGGATCACCTTTGATTTGGAACAGATGCGGGAGTATGTGGATTTCGCACCTCTGGATAAATTTGAGGCTCGAATCGGAATACCTGAAAATACTCTCGAAAGGGCGAAAGTGAAATTGAGCTGGTATCTGCTGTTTGACGGAGAGGTTCGTTATTCGCGGGAGAACACAACTGTTGCTGATGGAGCGGTTGATGTGTCGCTGCCTGTTGAAGATACAAGGTTCATAACCTTTATGATTACCGATGCTGAAGGCGATCAGGCTTACGATTGGTGCCTCATGGGCGATCCGAGAATCACACTGGAAACACCTCAATAG
- a CDS encoding sigma-70 family RNA polymerase sigma factor, giving the protein MEKFNEDKRSEDTNRFLRLLMKHEKRVYAFILSMVSNSNDADDIMQEVTTVMWKKFPNYKETMNFSSWAMTIAKYQVLSFYKKNKNRKVKFSSNLLELLEQDYCNAEPVDERTELLEVCLKELKTLDKDIIRLRYEDNLTLKSIGAKISKSTRATHYALARIHKLLMNCVRRKMAGQNEL; this is encoded by the coding sequence ATGGAAAAGTTTAATGAAGACAAACGCAGTGAAGATACCAACCGCTTCTTGAGGCTGCTTATGAAGCACGAGAAACGTGTGTATGCTTTTATACTTTCCATGGTATCAAACAGCAACGATGCTGATGATATCATGCAGGAAGTAACTACCGTAATGTGGAAGAAGTTTCCTAATTACAAGGAAACAATGAACTTCAGCAGCTGGGCAATGACTATCGCAAAGTATCAGGTGCTCAGTTTCTACAAGAAAAACAAGAACAGAAAAGTAAAGTTCAGCAGCAATCTTTTAGAGCTTCTCGAACAGGACTACTGCAATGCAGAGCCTGTTGATGAGCGGACAGAACTGCTTGAGGTATGCTTAAAAGAATTAAAAACTCTGGATAAAGACATAATTCGATTGAGGTATGAAGACAACCTCACGTTAAAAAGCATTGGAGCCAAGATCTCCAAATCTACAAGGGCAACCCATTACGCCCTTGCAAGGATACATAAGCTTTTAATGAATTGTGTTCGCAGGAAAATGGCAGGACAGAATGAACTCTAA
- a CDS encoding phenylacetate--CoA ligase family protein — MIWNKEIEQMPLNKLKEVQSARLSRLVKYVYQNSDFYRAKLDKDGLNPSHINGLEDIEKLPFTNKTDLRDSYPFGLFSTDVKRLSEVHVSSGTTGNPTVVGYTKEDLQLWATVVARCLCLAGAEQGDMLQVAYGYGLFTGGLGLHYGGIEMGLTVIPASSGNTQRQLKMMQDFKPRILACTPSYALYMADEARKSGLDPAESSWEIGIFGAEPWSDSMRDEIEESLGLLATDIYGLSEIIGPGVCQECTYKDGLHIFSDVFYPEIIDPATGKQLPPGEDGELVITTLTKVGIPLIRYRTRDIVSMDVSPCRCGRTSPRLSKIKGRTDDMMIIRGINVFPSQIEDVLLSIRGTQPHYQIIVDRASNGMDTIELQVEVEQQMFSDEIKQLEALERQIKEKMDSVLSLGVNVRLVEPGTVARSEGKAKRVIDKRGQR; from the coding sequence ATGATTTGGAACAAAGAAATCGAGCAGATGCCTCTGAATAAGCTTAAAGAGGTGCAGTCTGCCAGGCTTTCAAGGCTGGTAAAATATGTTTACCAGAATTCGGATTTTTACAGGGCGAAGCTGGATAAAGATGGCCTAAACCCCTCACACATCAACGGGCTTGAAGATATCGAAAAGCTCCCATTCACAAACAAAACAGACCTTCGAGACAGCTATCCCTTCGGCCTTTTCTCAACAGATGTAAAAAGGCTCTCAGAGGTGCATGTTTCCAGCGGTACGACAGGAAACCCTACGGTTGTGGGCTACACAAAGGAAGACCTGCAGCTCTGGGCTACTGTAGTGGCGAGGTGTCTTTGCCTTGCCGGCGCAGAGCAGGGCGATATGCTTCAGGTGGCCTACGGATACGGGCTGTTCACAGGCGGGCTCGGCCTTCATTACGGCGGAATCGAGATGGGGCTTACAGTGATCCCCGCTTCCAGCGGCAACACCCAGCGGCAGCTCAAGATGATGCAGGACTTCAAGCCCCGAATCCTCGCCTGCACACCCAGCTATGCTTTGTATATGGCAGATGAGGCGCGAAAGTCCGGCCTGGATCCGGCAGAGAGCAGCTGGGAAATAGGCATCTTCGGGGCAGAGCCCTGGAGCGATTCTATGAGAGATGAAATCGAAGAATCTCTCGGCCTTTTAGCAACCGATATTTACGGGCTCAGCGAGATAATCGGACCGGGCGTATGCCAGGAATGCACATATAAAGACGGCCTGCATATATTCAGCGATGTATTCTATCCTGAGATTATAGACCCTGCCACAGGAAAACAGCTCCCGCCCGGAGAAGACGGCGAGCTTGTAATCACAACTCTCACTAAGGTGGGGATCCCGCTTATCAGATACCGCACGAGGGATATAGTGAGTATGGATGTCTCGCCATGCAGGTGCGGACGCACCAGCCCCAGACTCAGCAAGATCAAGGGCAGAACTGATGATATGATGATTATCAGAGGGATTAATGTATTCCCGTCTCAGATTGAAGATGTTCTGCTAAGCATAAGAGGCACTCAGCCTCATTATCAGATAATCGTTGACCGTGCTTCTAACGGGATGGATACGATAGAGCTTCAGGTTGAGGTGGAGCAGCAGATGTTCTCCGATGAGATCAAGCAGCTCGAGGCCCTTGAGAGACAGATTAAAGAGAAGATGGATTCGGTGCTCTCGCTGGGAGTGAATGTAAGGCTCGTAGAGCCCGGTACAGTGGCAAGGAGCGAGGGAAAGGCTAAGCGAGTTATCGATAAAAGAGGCCAGAGATAA